The genomic interval AAGGATATCGGGATGACTCATGCTGGGCGAGAGGTCAGGCTTGGGCAGTTTTAGGATTGCCTCTTAATAACTATTATGCACCATCGTTGCGAAATGAAATTGTTTATCAAAAAGCAGTCAATTATTTTCTATCTAATCTTCCTAAAGATATTGTACCTTATTGGGATTTTGCCTTTACAAAGGAAGATGGTCAAATACGAGATAGTTCAGCACTCGCCATTGTTGCTTGTGGACTTTTATCTGCTAAAAAGGTGAACCTATATCCTAACGCAGACAAATTAGCGGCTGGAATGGTAAAAGCTTTAAGTAAATCATATACATCAAAAGATGAGGAAGAAACTGAGGGTTTACTATTGCATGGTGTTTATGCATATCAGGAGGGAAAAGGGGTAGACGAACCAAATCTTTGGGGAGATTACTTCTATATGGAGGCATTATTTCGTCTATTAAGACCAACTTGGGAAACTTATTGGTAAAAAAAGATATATTTACATGTTTATGAAATGTTATAGGAGGTTACAATGACAAGCTTTCAAATTGCTAAAGAGTTTTTGTTGAATGGAGAGGAATTTAAAATTATTTCAGGTGCAGTTCATTATTTTAGGGTTGTACCTGAATATTGGGAGCATAGCCTCTTCAATTTGAAAGCACTTGGCTGCAATACAGTAGAAACCTATATTCCTTGGAATTTACATGAACCACAGGAAGGTACTTATAATTTTGAAGGAATAGCTAATATTGAAAATTTTGTAAAGACTGCTGAAAAGCTTGGATTATATGTTATTTTACGACCATCACCCTACATTTGCGCTGAATGGGAATTTGGAGGGTTACCTGCATGGTTGTTAAAAGATCCATCTATTCGAATTCGCAGTAGTTCTTCTAATTTTCTAACAAAAGTTGATTCTTATTATCAATCTCTATTTGAAGTGATTCGTCCGTTACAAGTAACTCACGGTGGACCTGTTATTATGATGCAAGTTGAAAATGAGTATGGATCATTTGGAAATGATAAGCAGTATTTAAAAAGGTTAAAAGAATTAATGGTGAAACATGGGGCTGATGTTCCTCTTTTCACTTCTGACGGAGCATGGCATGAGGCTTTGAAAGCGGGAAGTCTTTTGGAAGAAGATATTTTACCTACTGGGAACTTTGGATCAAAGTCGAATCAAAATCTAGATCAATTAGCTGATTTTCACCAAGAAAACAATAAAGCATGGCCACTTATGTGTATGGAATTTTGGGATGGCTGGTTTAATCGTTGGGGAGATGAAATTATAAGACGTGATCCAGAAGAATTGGCTGATGAAGTGGAGGAATTGTTACTACGTGGAAGTATTAATTTATACATGTTCCACGGCGGCACAAATTTTGGTTTTATGAATGGATGTTCAAGCCGCAATAGTATCGATTTGCCTCAAGTCACCTCTTATGATTACGATGCCCTTCTAACCGAATGGGGTGAACCAACAGAAAAATATTTCGCAGTACAAAAGGCGATTAAAAAATCAGTTGGGAATTGTTGGCAGGAGACGCCGCGTGATTTAGTTAGGAAAGATCTTGGAAAAGTAAAGTTAAACCGGAAAGTATCATTATTTAATACGCTGTCAACTATAAGCCATAAAGTATATCATACCCATACTTTAACAATGGAGGAACTAGATCAAAATTATGGCTATATTTTATACCAGACAACGATAGATAATAGAGAACAACTTGATAATTGCCGAGTTGTCGATGCGAATGATCGGGTACAAGTTTTTGCTGATAAAAATTTAATTCATACAGAGTATCAAGAGACGCTTGGCAGTTCTTTTGTTTTACCAAAAGAGACGAAAGAACTAAATATTTTAGTAGAAAATACTGGACGAGTAAATTATGGAGGAAGATTACTTTCGCCAACACAGCGAAAAGGGGTTCGTTCTGGGGTCATGATTGATATTCATTTTCATATGAATATTGACCATTATCCATTATCGCTAGATGATTTAAGCAAGGTTGACTTTACCAATGGCTGGGAGGCTAATCAACCAGGTTTCTATGAATATATTTTTGAATTAGATGAATTGGCAGATACATTTCTAGACTGTACTGGATTCGGGAAAGGGATAGCAGAATTAAACGGCTTTCATTTAGGACGCTACTGGAATATTGGTCCAACCGGCTCGCTGTATATACCTGCTCCTTTATTAAATAAGGGTAAAAACCGTTTAATTATTTTCGAAACAGAAGGCATCTATGCTGAGGAAATTCATTTTTCACATCAACCAAAATATATACAACCAAAATAGGTATAGATAATATCTCCCCTTAGAGTAGACAGAACTATAAATAAAAATCAGTCTATACTTCAGGGGGGATTTTTTAGATAGGATAAGTTTCAAAAAATAAAAGCTACATCTGTATCTTTCTAATAACAGTAGAAACATTAGGGTTGTTATTTAAAATTAATAGAATGTACTAGGTTTGTAAGGATTATGGGGAAATTGGTATAGATAACTATACAAAACGGAAGGGATAGAAAGAACGGATAGATGGAGACCGAAACTAAGGAGGAAAAAGTGTGAAAGTGATGGAAGTGAAAGATTATCAGGAAATGAGTCATGCGGCAGGTAAGTATATTATTGATAAGGTAAAAGCGAAGCCGAATATCACTCTAGGACTAGCAACAGGCGGTACTCCAGAAGGAACTTATGAATACATAATCAATGACTATCAGGAAAATGGTACTTCTTATCGAAAAGTGACGACCTTTAACTTAGATGAATATATCGGTTTAAAAGAAAGTCATCCAAATGGATATAGACATTACATGGATACAAAATTATTTAATCATATCAATATAAACATTTCTAACACGAACATTCCAAATGGGGATAT from Niallia sp. FSL W8-0635 carries:
- a CDS encoding glycoside hydrolase family 35 protein, encoding MTSFQIAKEFLLNGEEFKIISGAVHYFRVVPEYWEHSLFNLKALGCNTVETYIPWNLHEPQEGTYNFEGIANIENFVKTAEKLGLYVILRPSPYICAEWEFGGLPAWLLKDPSIRIRSSSSNFLTKVDSYYQSLFEVIRPLQVTHGGPVIMMQVENEYGSFGNDKQYLKRLKELMVKHGADVPLFTSDGAWHEALKAGSLLEEDILPTGNFGSKSNQNLDQLADFHQENNKAWPLMCMEFWDGWFNRWGDEIIRRDPEELADEVEELLLRGSINLYMFHGGTNFGFMNGCSSRNSIDLPQVTSYDYDALLTEWGEPTEKYFAVQKAIKKSVGNCWQETPRDLVRKDLGKVKLNRKVSLFNTLSTISHKVYHTHTLTMEELDQNYGYILYQTTIDNREQLDNCRVVDANDRVQVFADKNLIHTEYQETLGSSFVLPKETKELNILVENTGRVNYGGRLLSPTQRKGVRSGVMIDIHFHMNIDHYPLSLDDLSKVDFTNGWEANQPGFYEYIFELDELADTFLDCTGFGKGIAELNGFHLGRYWNIGPTGSLYIPAPLLNKGKNRLIIFETEGIYAEEIHFSHQPKYIQPK